A section of the Phaseolus vulgaris cultivar G19833 chromosome 8, P. vulgaris v2.0, whole genome shotgun sequence genome encodes:
- the LOC137826612 gene encoding receptor-like cytoplasmic kinase 176 has product MGCCLSAKIKAESPPRNGLSSKDGNTEEDGLSGKISTPSVPPTPRTEGEILKSSNMKSFTFGELKIATRNFRPDSVVGEGGFGCVFKGWIDEQSLAPVRPGTGLVIAVKRLNQEGLQGHSEWLTEINYLGQLHHPNLVKLIGYCLEDDQRLLVYEFLTKGSLDNHLFRRASYFQPLSWNIRMKVALDAAKGLAYLHSDEAKVIYRDFKASNILLDSNYNAKLSDFGLAKDGPAGDKSHVSTRVMGTYGYAAPEYIATGHLTKKSDVYSFGVVLLEIMSGKRALDSNRPGGEHNLIEWAKPYLSNKRRIFQVMDARIEGQYSMRTAMKVSNLAIQCLSVEPRFRPKMDEVVRTLEELQDSGDKAVAGVGSYHYQTVRRSGHSSSSSGYRLHRGKQHETTKK; this is encoded by the exons ATGGGGTGCTGCTTGAGTGCCAAGATCAAAGCAGAGAGCCCTCCACGCAACG GTTTGAGCTCAAAGGATGGTAACACAGAAGAGGATGGCTTAAGTGGCAAGATCTCCACTCCCTCCGTGCCTCCAACTCCACGGACAGAGGGTGAGATCTTGAAGTCTTCAAATATGAAGAGCTTCACCTTTGGTGAGCTAAAAATTGCTACAAGAAACTTTCGTCCGGATAGTGTGGTGGGTGAAGGAGGGTTTGGTTGTGTTTTTAAGGGGTGGATTGATGAGCAGTCACTTGCACCAGTTAGACCAGGGACTGGATTGGTCATTGCTGTGAAGAGGCTAAACCAAGAAGGTCTGCAGGGACACAGTGAATGGTTG ACAGAAATCAACTACCTGGGGCAGCTGCATCATCCTAATCTTGTGAAACTGATTGGTTACTGCTTAGAGGATGACCAAAGGCTTTTGGTGTATGAGTTTTTGACCAAGGGAAGTTTGGATAACCATTTATTTAGGA GAGCTTCTTATTTTCAACCACTTTCTTGGAACATCCGAATGAAGGTTGCTCTTGATGCTGCTAAGGGTCTTGCATATCTTCATAGCGATGAAGCAAAAGTGATATATCGAGACTTCAAAGCTTCAAATATCCTGCTTGATTCA AATTACAACGCAAAACTTTCTGATTTTGGCTTGGCAAAGGATGGACCAGCAGGTGATAAAAGCCATGTCTCTACAAGGGTAATGGGCACATATGGCTATGCTGCTCCTGAATATATTGCCACAG GTCACTTGACAAAGAAGAGTGATGTATACAGTTTTGGGGTTGTTCTGCTTGAAATTATGTCTGGCAAACGTGCTCTTGACAGCAACAGGCCAGGTGGGGAGCACAATCTAATTGAATGGGCCAAACCATACCTCAGCAACAAACGTAGGATCTTCCAAGTCATGGATGCTCGCATTGAAGGCCAATACTCTATGCGCACTGCTATGAAAGTATCCAACCTTGCCATTCAATGTCTCTCTGTGGAACCAAGATTTAGACCAAAAATGGATGAAGTGGTGAGAACATTGGAGGAACTTCAGGATTCTGGTGATAAAGCTGTTGCAGGGGTGGGAAGCTATCATTATCAAACTGTGAGAAGGAGTGGTCATAGCTCAAGCAGCAGTGGCTACAGACTACATAGAGGTAAACAACATGAAACAACAAAGAAGTGA